From a single Bryobacter aggregatus MPL3 genomic region:
- the fliW gene encoding flagellar assembly protein FliW, with translation MRSIESARFGMIRFEDREIIEFPAGLPGFEEQHQFLLIEAEESVPLKFLQCVGKPGLSFVCAPLSLVDPDYEGVLPRADRELLAMPGEGIAPGTRLEWLVILCFGCPELPTANLLGPLVIRRDVGLGVQSIREDSRYSARQPLFAAEPALCS, from the coding sequence ATGAGGTCTATTGAGTCGGCTCGTTTCGGCATGATCCGCTTTGAGGATCGCGAGATCATTGAATTTCCGGCCGGACTGCCGGGCTTTGAAGAGCAGCACCAGTTTCTGCTGATCGAAGCCGAGGAGAGCGTGCCGCTGAAGTTTCTGCAATGTGTCGGAAAGCCGGGCTTGTCCTTTGTCTGCGCGCCGTTGAGTCTGGTGGATCCGGACTATGAGGGCGTGCTACCCCGTGCGGACCGGGAGTTGTTGGCCATGCCAGGGGAAGGCATTGCGCCCGGAACGCGGCTTGAGTGGCTGGTGATTCTCTGCTTTGGGTGCCCGGAGTTGCCGACTGCGAACTTATTGGGACCGCTGGTGATCCGTCGTGATGTCGGGCTCGGTGTGCAATCGATTCGCGAGGACAGCCGCTATTCGGCCCGGCAGCCCTTATTTGCGGCGGAGCCGGCGCTATGCTCGTAA
- a CDS encoding carbon storage regulator, with translation MLVIRRREGEGFVIGASIEVDILEIDGNQVKIGIRAPRETTILRKEIAATRDVNLASAQQAEEAVVEETLKRLRLSPKLPLE, from the coding sequence ATGCTCGTAATCCGGCGCCGGGAGGGCGAGGGCTTTGTCATCGGGGCCTCCATCGAGGTGGACATCCTCGAGATTGATGGCAATCAGGTGAAGATTGGCATCCGGGCCCCGCGCGAGACGACGATCCTGCGCAAAGAGATTGCGGCCACCCGGGACGTGAATCTTGCTTCGGCCCAGCAAGCGGAAGAAGCGGTGGTGGAGGAGACGCTGAAGCGTTTGCGCCTATCCCCCAAGCTGCCGCTGGAGTAA